In Methylobacterium aquaticum, the following are encoded in one genomic region:
- a CDS encoding ammonium transporter produces the protein MKLRNVLALGLGGAALALLLVEPSLAQTPTVEAPTAAAAAAAPVPNKGDTAWMLISSALVLMMSIPGLALFYGGLVRTKNMLSLLTQVFAIVSLACIVWVFFGYSLAFTNGGGLNDFVGGFSKAFLRGVDANSVVATFSNGVVIPEYVYICFQMTFAMITPALIVGAFAERMKFSALMLFCLLWLIFIYFPMAHMVWYWGGPDAVGNAAKALAAATDEASKKAAQDALDAVNADAGMLFKWGALDFAGGTVVHINAGIAGIVGCLMIGKRIGYGRDLLAPHSLTMTMIGASLLWVGWFGFNAGSNLEANGSAALAMINTFVATAAAGLSWLLVEWAAKGKPSLLGMLSGAVAGLVAVTPACGFAGPMGCIVLGLVAGAVCFVMCSTVKNALGYDDSLDVFGVHCVGGILGALATGILVNPALGGVGAPDYAAKPGELVAAAYEFGPAFLAQAKAVGFTIIWSGVGSAILYKIVDVVVGLRVTQDEEREGLDLADHGERAYNY, from the coding sequence ATGAAGCTTCGCAACGTCCTGGCTCTGGGCCTGGGAGGCGCCGCGCTGGCGCTCCTCCTGGTGGAGCCGTCCCTGGCGCAGACGCCGACCGTCGAGGCGCCGACGGCGGCCGCCGCGGCGGCGGCGCCGGTGCCCAACAAGGGCGACACCGCCTGGATGCTGATCTCGTCCGCGCTGGTGCTGATGATGTCGATCCCGGGCCTCGCCCTGTTCTACGGCGGCCTCGTCCGCACCAAGAACATGCTGTCGCTGCTGACCCAGGTCTTCGCCATCGTCAGCCTCGCCTGCATCGTCTGGGTGTTCTTCGGCTACAGCCTCGCCTTCACCAATGGCGGCGGCCTCAACGACTTCGTCGGCGGCTTCTCGAAGGCGTTCCTGCGCGGCGTCGACGCCAACTCGGTCGTGGCGACCTTCTCGAACGGCGTCGTCATCCCCGAATACGTCTACATCTGCTTCCAGATGACGTTCGCGATGATCACCCCGGCGCTGATCGTCGGCGCCTTCGCCGAGCGCATGAAATTCTCGGCCTTGATGCTGTTCTGCCTGCTGTGGCTGATCTTCATCTACTTCCCGATGGCCCACATGGTCTGGTACTGGGGCGGCCCGGACGCGGTCGGCAACGCCGCCAAGGCGCTGGCCGCGGCCACCGACGAGGCCTCCAAGAAGGCGGCCCAGGACGCGCTCGACGCGGTCAATGCCGATGCCGGCATGCTGTTCAAGTGGGGCGCCCTCGACTTCGCGGGCGGCACCGTGGTGCACATCAACGCGGGCATCGCCGGCATCGTCGGCTGCCTGATGATCGGCAAGCGCATCGGCTACGGCCGCGACCTGCTCGCCCCGCACTCGCTGACCATGACGATGATCGGCGCCTCGCTGCTGTGGGTCGGCTGGTTCGGCTTCAACGCCGGCTCCAACCTCGAGGCCAACGGCTCGGCGGCGCTCGCGATGATCAACACCTTCGTGGCCACCGCCGCGGCCGGCCTGTCCTGGCTCCTCGTCGAGTGGGCCGCCAAGGGCAAGCCTTCGCTGCTCGGCATGCTCTCGGGCGCGGTCGCCGGCCTCGTCGCCGTCACCCCGGCCTGCGGCTTCGCCGGCCCGATGGGCTGCATCGTGCTCGGCCTCGTCGCCGGCGCCGTCTGCTTCGTGATGTGCTCGACCGTCAAGAACGCGCTCGGCTACGACGACTCCCTCGACGTCTTCGGCGTGCACTGCGTCGGCGGCATCCTGGGTGCGCTCGCCACCGGCATCCTGGTCAACCCGGCTCTCGGCGGCGTCGGCGCCCCCGACTACGCCGCGAAGCCCGGCGAGCTGGTGGCCGCGGCCTACGAGTTCGGCCCGGCCTTCCTGGCCCAGGCCAAGGCGGTCGGCTTCACGATCATCTGGTCGGGCGTCGGCTCGGCGATCCTCTACAAGATCGTCGACGTGGTGGTCGGCCTGCGCGTGACGCAGGACGAGGAGCGCGAGGGCCTCGACCTCGCCGATCACGGCGAGCGGGCCTACAACTACTGA
- a CDS encoding biotin transporter BioY — protein MTPYVPGESLVHRWPPGAKILALVLAGTGLFALPRVDLAVAALVVAGLLYRIAGIPARLVLVQLRPLAWMLAVLVLVQLALDGWLAGLLVAARLAALVLLAGLVTLTTRTADLIEALQRGLAWLRPLGVDPAKVGLAIALTLRFIPVLAAITAEVREAQRARAWSAASWRSPSRWSCGCSRWATTSRRRSMRAPTTRTGPPAEYPSLTPRIPMSTRDIVFVALFAALTAALGLFPPVTLPVIGVPITAQSMGAMLAGAIAGATRGGAALALFVLLVCAGLPLMAGGRGGLGIVMGPGGGFVLMWPVAAFVIGFLYERSLRTLTVWKEVLILVLGGVVLTYAVGIPWIAAVARVDLAKAAIGSAWFLPGDAVKVVLVVLIARAVRRAYPTLQSRA, from the coding sequence GTGACCCCGTACGTGCCGGGGGAGAGCCTCGTCCATCGCTGGCCCCCGGGAGCGAAGATCCTGGCGCTGGTCCTCGCCGGCACCGGTCTGTTCGCCCTGCCGCGGGTCGACCTCGCCGTCGCGGCGCTCGTCGTCGCCGGGCTCCTCTACCGGATCGCCGGCATCCCGGCCCGCCTCGTCCTGGTGCAGTTGCGGCCGCTCGCCTGGATGCTGGCCGTGCTGGTCCTGGTCCAGCTCGCCCTCGACGGCTGGCTCGCCGGGCTGCTGGTGGCCGCCCGCCTCGCCGCGCTCGTCCTGCTCGCCGGCCTCGTGACGCTCACGACCCGCACCGCCGACCTGATCGAGGCGCTGCAACGCGGCCTCGCCTGGCTCAGGCCGCTCGGCGTCGATCCCGCCAAGGTGGGGCTCGCCATCGCGCTGACCCTGCGCTTCATTCCGGTGCTCGCCGCCATCACCGCCGAGGTGCGCGAGGCGCAGCGGGCCCGGGCCTGGAGCGCAGCCTCGTGGCGCTCACCGTCCCGGTGGTCGTGCGGATGCTCAAGATGGGCGACGACATCGCGGCGGCGATCGATGCGCGCTCCTACGACCCGGACGGGGCCACCCGCTGAATACCCCTCCCTCACACCAAGGATACCCATGTCGACCCGGGACATCGTCTTCGTCGCGCTCTTTGCCGCCCTCACGGCGGCGCTCGGCCTGTTTCCGCCCGTGACCCTGCCGGTGATCGGCGTGCCGATCACCGCGCAATCGATGGGCGCGATGCTGGCCGGCGCGATCGCGGGGGCTACCCGGGGCGGGGCGGCGCTCGCCCTGTTCGTGCTCCTGGTCTGCGCCGGGCTGCCGCTGATGGCCGGGGGCCGGGGCGGGCTCGGCATCGTCATGGGGCCGGGGGGCGGCTTCGTGCTGATGTGGCCGGTCGCCGCCTTCGTGATCGGGTTCCTGTACGAGCGATCCCTGCGCACTCTCACCGTCTGGAAGGAGGTGCTGATCCTCGTCCTCGGCGGGGTCGTCCTCACCTACGCGGTCGGCATCCCGTGGATCGCCGCCGTCGCCCGGGTCGACCTCGCCAAGGCGGCGATCGGCTCCGCCTGGTTCCTGCCGGGCGATGCCGTGAAGGTCGTTCTGGTCGTGCTGATCGCCCGGGCGGTGCGCCGGGCCTATCCGACGCTCCAGTCCCGGGCATAA
- a CDS encoding chemotaxis protein CheW, with protein sequence MTTGTAYLLVAIAGTECALPRGAVREILPLPRLWRPPGAPGALAGFLNLAGSAVPVVDLAALFGLGQPGTAIAATNRAALYRHLILLKGESPLALLVDRVADVVRVEPDRVRPVADGATLNGCVAAEIRVGERLVHGLAVDRILLAEERDRLAAQTRDAQARLAEWAA encoded by the coding sequence ATGACGACCGGGACGGCCTACCTCTTGGTCGCGATCGCCGGAACGGAGTGCGCCCTGCCGCGCGGGGCGGTGCGGGAGATCCTGCCCCTGCCGCGGCTGTGGCGTCCGCCGGGGGCGCCGGGGGCGCTCGCGGGCTTCCTCAACCTCGCCGGCAGCGCCGTGCCGGTGGTCGATCTCGCGGCGCTGTTCGGCCTCGGCCAGCCGGGGACGGCCATCGCTGCGACGAATCGGGCGGCGCTCTACCGCCACCTGATCCTGCTCAAGGGCGAGTCGCCCCTGGCCCTGCTCGTCGACCGGGTCGCGGACGTCGTGCGGGTCGAACCGGACCGTGTGCGGCCGGTCGCCGACGGGGCGACGCTGAACGGCTGCGTCGCCGCCGAGATCCGGGTGGGCGAGCGGCTGGTGCACGGGCTCGCCGTCGACCGCATCCTCCTCGCCGAGGAGCGCGACCGCCTCGCGGCGCAGACCCGGGACGCGCAGGCGCGCCTCGCCGAGTGGGCGGCCTGA
- a CDS encoding energy-coupling factor ABC transporter ATP-binding protein yields the protein MIEIRQVGHAFGERVVLRDLTLDLAERRIAVVGGNGSGKSTFARLLNGLLLPSRGSVRVDGLDTRRDGKAVRRKVGFVFQNPDNQIVLPVVAEDLAFGLKNLGLPKDEIARRTEAALRRYDLFDLRDHPAHLLSGGQKQLLALAGVLAMAPDVIVFDEPTTLLDLRNKRRIAEAIDGLSQRAIVVSHDLAFLEHFDRVLVFEDGRVVIDDRPSIALPAYVARMS from the coding sequence ATGATCGAGATCCGGCAGGTCGGCCATGCCTTCGGCGAGCGCGTGGTGCTGCGCGACCTCACCCTCGACCTGGCGGAGCGGCGCATCGCGGTGGTGGGTGGCAACGGCAGCGGCAAGAGCACCTTCGCGCGCCTGCTCAACGGCCTCCTGCTGCCCTCGCGGGGAAGCGTGCGGGTCGACGGGCTCGACACGCGCCGCGACGGCAAGGCGGTGCGCCGCAAGGTCGGCTTCGTGTTCCAGAATCCCGACAACCAGATCGTGCTGCCGGTGGTGGCCGAAGACCTCGCCTTCGGGCTGAAGAACCTCGGGCTGCCCAAGGACGAGATCGCCCGGCGGACCGAGGCGGCTCTGCGCCGCTACGACCTGTTCGACCTGCGCGACCACCCGGCCCACCTGCTCAGCGGCGGCCAGAAGCAACTCCTGGCGCTCGCCGGCGTGCTGGCGATGGCGCCCGACGTGATCGTGTTCGACGAGCCGACGACGCTCCTCGACCTGCGCAACAAGCGCCGGATCGCCGAGGCCATCGACGGGCTGTCCCAGCGGGCGATCGTGGTCTCGCACGACCTCGCCTTCCTGGAGCATTTCGACCGGGTGCTGGTGTTCGAGGACGGCCGCGTCGTGATCGACGACCGACCGTCGATCGCCCTGCCGGCCTATGTCGCGAGGATGTCGTGA
- the pyrE gene encoding orotate phosphoribosyltransferase, with product MTSDDVLAEFRSAGALLEGHFVLSSGLHSAVFLQKMAIFTDPVRTARVCGALAERIEERYGRVDYVVSPAIGGIVPGYETARALGAKAIFVERDPGKPFALRRGFQIPKGARAVMVEDIVTTGLSSRECLAALTSEPGEVVGAACLIDRSGGKADLGMPLVALVTLDIPNYPADQLPPELAAIPAVKPGSRALPGA from the coding sequence ATGACCTCCGACGACGTCCTCGCCGAATTCCGCTCCGCCGGTGCCCTGCTCGAGGGGCATTTCGTGCTCTCCTCCGGGCTGCACAGCGCAGTGTTCCTGCAGAAGATGGCGATCTTCACCGATCCGGTGCGGACCGCACGGGTCTGCGGCGCGCTGGCCGAGCGGATCGAGGAGCGCTACGGCCGGGTCGACTACGTCGTCTCGCCGGCGATCGGCGGCATCGTGCCGGGCTACGAGACCGCCCGGGCGCTCGGCGCCAAGGCGATCTTCGTCGAGCGCGACCCCGGCAAGCCCTTCGCCCTGCGCCGCGGCTTCCAGATCCCGAAGGGCGCCCGCGCGGTGATGGTCGAGGACATCGTCACCACCGGCCTGTCCTCGCGCGAGTGCCTGGCGGCCCTGACCTCCGAGCCCGGCGAGGTGGTGGGCGCCGCCTGCCTGATCGACCGCTCGGGCGGCAAGGCCGATCTCGGCATGCCGCTGGTTGCGCTGGTCACCCTCGACATCCCGAACTACCCGGCCGACCAGCTGCCGCCGGAGCTTGCCGCGATCCCGGCGGTGAAGCCCGGCAGCCGCGCCCTGCCGGGCGCCTGA
- a CDS encoding CheR family methyltransferase, with amino-acid sequence MRPLKGAAPTCDPAFAALKGRLVARTGHHYYADKDDLLWERVGRRMRARGVPDPAGYLALLEGSEGEWAALESEITIGETFFFRYAEQFAALRGTILPERIAARGAERRLRIWSAGCSTGPETYSVGIVLHELLGERLPDWRIGLTGTDINRDVLGIARRAVYGTWALRTLGAEERERYFRPGPREGTFALKPEFRGLARFEPQNLMSLLDGTASLALTEYDLILCRNVLIYFHPDVVQALVRALAQRLRPGGWLLLGHAEPNPAFAEFLDPVSLPGTAAYRRRGDGMLPDMGPPPAALPEPVPDTAWMPLLPPTAPEPAPAPRLVPETPAPIPATTEGASPPGALALVRALADAGDLEASWQACRAALGQDPTDPRLRYYEGLLARARARPDEAERAFRGALYLDKGFVMAHYHLGLTLIAAGRREAGRRAVANALRLAATLPAEAVLPEGDGLTAGDLSGAARPLLGDEAA; translated from the coding sequence ATGCGGCCCCTGAAGGGCGCGGCCCCGACCTGCGACCCGGCCTTCGCGGCGCTCAAGGGCCGCCTCGTCGCCCGAACCGGCCACCATTACTACGCCGACAAGGACGACCTCCTGTGGGAGCGGGTCGGCCGGCGCATGCGCGCCCGGGGCGTCCCCGATCCCGCCGGCTACCTCGCGCTCCTGGAGGGATCGGAGGGGGAGTGGGCGGCGCTCGAATCCGAGATCACCATCGGCGAGACGTTCTTCTTCCGCTACGCCGAGCAATTCGCGGCCCTGCGCGGCACGATCCTGCCCGAGCGCATCGCCGCAAGGGGCGCCGAGCGGCGGCTGAGGATCTGGAGCGCGGGCTGCTCCACCGGGCCGGAGACCTATTCGGTCGGGATCGTGCTGCACGAACTCCTGGGCGAGCGCCTGCCCGACTGGCGCATCGGGCTCACCGGCACCGACATCAACCGCGACGTGCTCGGAATCGCCCGGCGGGCGGTCTACGGCACCTGGGCCCTGCGCACCCTCGGGGCGGAGGAGCGCGAGCGCTACTTCCGGCCCGGCCCGCGGGAGGGCACCTTCGCGCTGAAACCGGAGTTCCGCGGGCTCGCCCGGTTCGAGCCGCAGAACCTGATGAGCCTGCTGGACGGCACGGCCTCCCTGGCGCTGACCGAGTACGACCTAATCCTGTGCCGCAACGTCCTGATCTACTTCCACCCGGACGTGGTGCAGGCCCTGGTGCGGGCGCTGGCGCAGCGCCTGCGGCCCGGCGGCTGGCTGCTGCTGGGACATGCCGAGCCGAACCCGGCCTTCGCGGAGTTCCTGGACCCCGTCTCCCTGCCGGGCACCGCCGCCTATCGCCGCCGGGGAGACGGGATGCTGCCGGACATGGGCCCGCCCCCGGCCGCCCTGCCCGAGCCGGTCCCGGACACGGCCTGGATGCCGCTCCTGCCTCCGACGGCGCCCGAGCCGGCCCCGGCGCCCCGGCTCGTGCCGGAGACACCGGCGCCCATCCCGGCCACGACGGAGGGAGCGAGCCCCCCGGGGGCCCTCGCCCTCGTCCGGGCGCTCGCCGATGCGGGCGACCTCGAGGCGAGCTGGCAGGCCTGCCGGGCGGCCCTGGGGCAGGACCCGACCGATCCGCGCCTGCGCTACTACGAAGGACTGCTCGCCCGCGCCCGGGCCCGGCCGGACGAGGCGGAACGTGCCTTCCGCGGCGCGCTCTATCTCGATAAAGGCTTCGTGATGGCGCATTACCACCTCGGGCTGACCCTGATCGCCGCCGGCCGCCGCGAGGCCGGTCGGCGTGCCGTAGCCAACGCCCTGCGGCTCGCCGCGACCCTGCCGGCCGAGGCGGTGCTGCCCGAGGGCGACGGGCTCACGGCCGGCGATCTCTCCGGCGCCGCCCGGCCGCTTCTGGGCGACGAGGCCGCCTGA